The Nonlabens spongiae genome contains a region encoding:
- a CDS encoding DUF937 domain-containing protein, which produces MNDILELLNSPTGKQLISGAASQTGASESQTQSVLAQALPLIMGGMQKNAQTPEGAAALSNALDNPKHRGGGMMDMVGQIFGSGAGSPDALLSEGSGILGHVFGSNKSNVENALADKNGLDSSTISKIIAFAAPIVMGYLSKKKHNDNPQTNDVQGLLGSVLGGLSNDTPGDSAMGMLNSVLDSDGDGSALNDLAGKFLGGDKDKKGGGGLLGGLLG; this is translated from the coding sequence ATGAACGATATACTGGAATTACTCAATTCACCTACAGGAAAGCAATTAATCAGCGGTGCTGCATCGCAAACCGGCGCCAGCGAGAGCCAGACCCAAAGCGTGCTCGCACAAGCCCTACCCCTTATTATGGGTGGGATGCAAAAGAATGCACAAACTCCAGAGGGAGCTGCAGCCTTGAGCAACGCCCTAGACAACCCAAAACACCGTGGTGGCGGTATGATGGATATGGTAGGGCAAATATTTGGTTCAGGAGCCGGTAGTCCAGACGCTTTGCTAAGTGAAGGAAGCGGGATTTTAGGTCATGTTTTTGGCTCGAACAAGTCCAATGTGGAAAACGCCCTAGCCGACAAAAATGGGCTGGATAGTTCTACGATCAGTAAAATAATAGCTTTTGCAGCGCCTATAGTTATGGGCTATTTAAGTAAGAAGAAACACAATGACAATCCGCAGACTAACGATGTTCAAGGGCTTTTAGGATCTGTTTTGGGTGGGCTGAGCAACGATACACCTGGTGATAGTGCCATGGGCATGCTCAACTCTGTTCTTGATAGCGATGGCGATGGAAGTGCGCTCAATGATCTAGCAGGCAAATTTCTAGGTGGTGATAAAGACAAAAAAGGCGGTGGAGGCCTCCTAGGCGGACTTTTAGGATAA
- a CDS encoding DUF6146 family protein, which translates to MKNVFYTLGLLFIVIACSSQRDSSNQKKKTAYQVQNDTIRIANDSLEYEIIIIEPGFYSWLATQPPRGFYSQSTLEIRNQFRVREYNLRVRNPISYDPDLYIFSIDYENGIDYGYEVNYLLYNWFLFFEQRYNQKLL; encoded by the coding sequence ATGAAAAATGTATTCTACACCCTCGGCCTATTGTTTATCGTGATCGCATGCTCCAGTCAGCGCGATTCAAGCAATCAAAAAAAGAAAACCGCTTATCAGGTACAAAATGACACCATACGTATTGCTAACGACAGTCTGGAATACGAGATCATTATTATTGAGCCTGGATTTTATTCTTGGCTCGCAACTCAGCCACCTCGCGGATTTTATTCTCAATCGACTTTAGAAATCCGCAATCAATTTAGAGTCAGGGAATATAATCTTAGAGTTCGTAATCCCATTTCTTACGATCCTGATCTCTACATTTTTAGTATAGACTATGAGAATGGTATCGATTACGGCTACGAGGTTAACTATTTGCTTTATAATTGGTTCCTTTTCTTTGAGCAGCGTTATAATCAGAAATTGTTGTAG
- a CDS encoding DUF6787 family protein: protein MQRLKENWDITRNWQLIYIFLGIVALLASGYFIAIKLIPTVFEDATYEYLFVAVVTLILAYFIYRLCIWIFQKLYKKWNVERRYRMIAIFLVFAITGSASARLSGPFLELFEIDLDHLSPWVFWPIRLLVIFPVYQILLVVIGWLFGQFDFFWWFEKKMLRRFGIKFDSE from the coding sequence ATGCAAAGACTTAAGGAGAACTGGGACATCACTAGAAACTGGCAACTTATTTATATATTTCTGGGCATAGTAGCTCTACTGGCATCAGGATATTTTATTGCCATAAAACTTATTCCAACAGTTTTTGAAGACGCTACTTATGAATATTTGTTTGTTGCGGTAGTCACCCTGATCCTAGCTTATTTTATCTACAGGCTCTGCATCTGGATATTTCAAAAACTCTATAAAAAGTGGAATGTAGAGCGACGTTACCGCATGATCGCCATCTTCTTGGTATTTGCTATTACGGGATCTGCATCGGCAAGACTTTCAGGGCCTTTTCTAGAGTTGTTTGAAATAGATCTGGACCATCTCTCGCCATGGGTTTTCTGGCCTATCAGATTGCTGGTCATTTTTCCAGTCTATCAAATTCTACTTGTCGTTATAGGCTGGTTGTTTGGTCAGTTTGATTTTTTCTGGTGGTTTGAAAAGAAAATGCTGAGGCGTTTTGGGATCAAATTTGATTCTGAGTGA
- a CDS encoding Bax inhibitor-1/YccA family protein — MDNNPQFDPEFESLISVNEVERAAFYRKTYAHVALATLLFIVIETIFLNIPVLVEFMLGMLQGWKWFIVLGLFIFATNYAEKIAHTSHDKGIQYLGLLLFVVAEALIFIPLIYIAIVMGEMNGSDTLNQAAITTLALFTGLSAVVLVTKKDFSFLRSIIMVGSFVALGIIIAGVIFGFNLGLVFSGGMVLLASASILYQTSNLIHKYSTDQYVGASLGLFASLMLLFWYVLSIFSRD; from the coding sequence ATGGATAACAACCCACAGTTTGACCCAGAATTTGAATCACTCATTAGTGTTAATGAAGTTGAGCGCGCTGCATTTTATCGTAAGACTTATGCTCATGTAGCCCTCGCAACCTTGCTGTTTATAGTTATTGAGACTATTTTTCTAAACATTCCAGTACTTGTTGAGTTCATGCTGGGAATGCTGCAAGGCTGGAAATGGTTTATTGTTCTAGGGTTATTCATCTTTGCAACAAACTATGCCGAAAAGATTGCTCATACCAGTCACGATAAAGGCATTCAATACTTAGGCCTTCTTCTTTTTGTGGTAGCTGAGGCTCTTATTTTCATCCCATTGATTTATATCGCCATCGTTATGGGAGAAATGAATGGATCAGACACATTAAATCAAGCGGCAATAACGACACTAGCCCTTTTTACAGGTTTAAGCGCAGTAGTCCTGGTAACTAAAAAAGACTTCTCATTCTTGCGTAGTATTATCATGGTGGGGTCGTTTGTTGCCCTAGGGATTATCATCGCAGGTGTGATATTTGGTTTTAATCTTGGCTTGGTGTTTTCTGGCGGAATGGTATTGCTGGCATCGGCATCAATTCTTTACCAGACTTCTAACTTGATCCACAAGTATAGTACAGATCAATATGTAGGAGCTTCTTTAGGTCTCTTTGCATCACTCATGTTACTGTTCTGGTATGTTTTAAGCATTTTCTCAAGAGATTAA
- a CDS encoding zinc-dependent peptidase — protein MKPHQKVILESYAFFAGLNVKNKKEFEHRVANFIADKDFKHRYGTPVTDEQKALISAVACRLSFGRRSYLFPTLDTILIFDQAFTSPINSNLHKGEFNPAAKVVALSWADFKEGMDITNDNLHLGIHEFTHVMHFESEQMDDIDAMRYHKYHQVILKFLMQPGTREKLDQTRFFRDYAFTNQYEFMAVLTEYFFESTEEFEQTFPDLFNAIQKALLYKKEWLFKI, from the coding sequence TTGAAGCCTCATCAAAAAGTGATTCTTGAATCTTATGCATTTTTTGCTGGCTTGAATGTTAAGAATAAGAAAGAATTTGAGCACCGCGTAGCAAATTTTATCGCCGATAAAGATTTCAAGCACAGATACGGTACTCCCGTTACTGATGAGCAAAAGGCACTTATTTCTGCCGTGGCGTGTCGGTTGAGTTTTGGAAGGCGGTCTTATCTATTTCCCACACTGGATACCATATTGATCTTTGATCAAGCTTTTACTTCACCCATCAATTCTAACCTTCACAAAGGAGAATTCAACCCAGCGGCAAAGGTTGTCGCGCTGTCCTGGGCAGATTTCAAAGAGGGCATGGATATTACAAATGATAATTTGCATTTAGGCATTCATGAATTTACCCACGTCATGCATTTTGAAAGCGAGCAAATGGATGATATTGACGCCATGCGTTATCATAAATACCATCAGGTAATTTTGAAGTTCCTCATGCAACCCGGCACGCGTGAAAAACTGGATCAAACCCGATTTTTTAGAGATTATGCTTTTACTAACCAATATGAATTTATGGCGGTTCTTACCGAGTACTTTTTTGAATCTACAGAGGAATTTGAACAAACCTTTCCTGATTTATTCAACGCCATCCAAAAAGCCTTACTCTACAAAAAGGAATGGCTTTTTAAAATCTAG
- a CDS encoding acyltransferase, with product MPCYSFKGHIPVVDRSSFIHPQATVIGNVVIGKNCYVGPGAVIRGDWGEIILEDGVNVQENCVVHMFPGKSIRFRESAHIGHGAIIHGANLGANCLIGMNSVIMDGAEIGEGCIVGALSFVKAEAVFEPRSLIVGNPAKKIKHVTDAMLDWKTAGTKLYQQLPTDCHETMQEVDPLREIPEHRPVQEDFYKTLAELKRKG from the coding sequence ATGCCGTGCTATTCCTTTAAAGGTCATATTCCCGTAGTAGACCGCAGCAGTTTTATTCATCCCCAAGCGACTGTGATCGGCAATGTGGTCATTGGTAAAAATTGTTATGTGGGTCCAGGTGCTGTGATACGAGGTGACTGGGGTGAGATTATCCTAGAAGATGGCGTGAATGTTCAGGAGAATTGTGTGGTTCACATGTTTCCTGGAAAAAGTATACGCTTTCGCGAAAGCGCACACATAGGACACGGCGCGATCATACATGGAGCTAATCTGGGAGCCAATTGTCTGATTGGTATGAACAGTGTGATTATGGACGGAGCCGAAATAGGAGAGGGCTGTATAGTAGGAGCGCTGTCTTTTGTAAAAGCAGAAGCTGTTTTTGAGCCGCGATCACTGATCGTAGGCAATCCTGCTAAAAAAATCAAGCATGTTACCGATGCCATGCTGGACTGGAAAACAGCTGGGACAAAACTTTACCAGCAACTGCCTACTGACTGTCATGAAACCATGCAAGAGGTTGATCCTCTACGGGAGATTCCTGAGCATCGACCAGTTCAGGAAGATTTTTATAAAACTCTCGCAGAGCTTAAGAGAAAAGGCTAG
- the lipB gene encoding lipoyl(octanoyl) transferase LipB produces MNKSVYFKDLKRLDYKEAWDYQEKLFKEILDIKIKNRREDAGLETPNHLLFVEHDHVYTLGKSGDEKNLLANQVKLDRIGASFYKINRGGDITYHGPGQITGYPILDLENFFTDIHKYLRYLEEIFIKILADYGLKGERSEGETGVWLDVGTPIARKICALGVRASRWVTMHGFAFNVNTDLGYFDHIVPCGIEDKSVTSLGTELGRVVDESEIKEKIKRYFVELFDANLVIP; encoded by the coding sequence ATGAACAAATCTGTTTACTTCAAAGATCTAAAAAGGCTCGATTATAAAGAGGCTTGGGACTATCAGGAGAAGCTTTTTAAGGAGATTCTCGATATCAAAATTAAAAACAGGCGTGAAGATGCGGGACTTGAAACGCCTAATCATCTTTTGTTTGTAGAACATGATCATGTTTACACGCTCGGGAAGAGTGGCGATGAAAAAAACCTGCTGGCAAACCAGGTAAAACTGGATAGGATAGGAGCATCCTTTTATAAGATCAATCGTGGAGGCGACATAACGTACCACGGGCCAGGTCAGATAACTGGTTACCCCATTCTTGATTTAGAGAATTTCTTTACTGATATTCATAAATACCTGCGTTATCTAGAGGAAATCTTTATCAAAATTCTCGCAGATTATGGACTAAAGGGAGAGCGTAGTGAGGGAGAAACAGGCGTTTGGCTAGATGTGGGAACGCCAATTGCGCGCAAGATTTGTGCGCTGGGCGTGCGAGCAAGCCGCTGGGTCACCATGCACGGTTTTGCATTTAATGTAAATACAGATTTGGGTTATTTTGATCACATCGTTCCTTGTGGCATTGAGGACAAGTCCGTCACTTCTCTAGGTACAGAGTTAGGAAGAGTTGTGGATGAAAGCGAGATCAAAGAAAAGATCAAACGCTATTTTGTTGAGTTGTTTGATGCTAATCTGGTTATTCCTTAA
- a CDS encoding YqaE/Pmp3 family membrane protein: MSIWRVILAIIFPPLAVIGKGCGSVVIVFILTLLGWIPGVIAALIILNNPER; encoded by the coding sequence ATGTCCATCTGGAGAGTAATTCTTGCCATCATTTTTCCACCACTTGCGGTAATCGGTAAAGGTTGTGGTTCTGTGGTGATCGTTTTTATCCTCACTTTATTAGGCTGGATTCCCGGAGTGATCGCTGCTTTGATCATTTTGAATAATCCAGAGCGTTGA
- the lysS gene encoding lysine--tRNA ligase, whose translation MPLSEQEQVRRQKLQKIREMGIEPFPAALYPVDHTSKTIKSDFEEGKKVVIAGRLMSRRIQGKASFAELQDSQGRIQVYFNRDEICEGEDKTLYNDVYKKLLDIGDIIGIEGELFKTQVGEKTVMVKSFTLLTKALKPLPLPKVDADGNVYDKFNDPEQRYRQRYADLAVNPQVKEVFVKRTKLFNAMRSFFNEREYFEVETPILQPIPGGAAARPFVTHHNSLDIPLYMRIANELYLKRLIVGGFDGVYEFSKNFRNEGMDRTHNPEFTAMEIYVAYKDYNWMMDFTEQLLEHCAIAVNGTTKSTFGDHEIEWKAPYPRVTMRQSILDFTGFDIAGKSEKELYAFAKAENIEVDETMGKGKLIDEIFGEKCEGNYIQPTFITDYPKEMSPLCKQHRDNPELTERFELMVCGKEIANAYSELNDPIDQRERFEAQAALADRGDDEAMFIDQDFLRALEYGMPPTSGLGIGMDRLIMFLTNNPSIQEVLFFPQMKPENKAKADLNEEEKMVFELLIKAQKMELADLKEQAGLSNKKWDKSIKGLTGKKLAKVSKTDDGLFIESM comes from the coding sequence ATGCCACTGTCTGAACAAGAACAAGTACGTCGCCAGAAACTTCAAAAAATTCGCGAGATGGGCATCGAGCCTTTTCCTGCTGCCCTATATCCCGTAGACCATACTTCTAAAACTATTAAAAGTGATTTTGAAGAGGGGAAAAAGGTCGTTATTGCAGGCCGTTTGATGTCTCGACGCATTCAGGGCAAGGCAAGTTTTGCAGAGCTTCAAGACAGCCAGGGACGTATCCAGGTGTATTTCAATCGCGATGAGATCTGCGAGGGAGAAGACAAGACATTGTACAATGATGTTTATAAAAAACTGCTCGATATAGGAGATATCATCGGTATTGAGGGCGAACTGTTTAAAACCCAAGTGGGTGAGAAAACAGTGATGGTTAAAAGTTTCACGCTACTCACAAAAGCCTTGAAGCCATTGCCGCTCCCTAAAGTAGATGCAGATGGCAACGTGTATGACAAATTCAATGACCCAGAGCAGCGCTACCGCCAGCGCTACGCAGACCTAGCTGTGAATCCGCAGGTGAAGGAGGTTTTTGTGAAAAGAACCAAGCTTTTTAATGCGATGCGTTCGTTCTTCAACGAGCGTGAGTACTTTGAAGTGGAGACGCCTATTTTACAGCCTATTCCAGGTGGTGCTGCGGCTCGACCTTTTGTGACGCACCACAATTCTCTGGACATACCGCTCTATATGCGTATCGCAAACGAGCTTTATCTCAAGCGTTTGATCGTGGGTGGATTTGACGGCGTTTACGAGTTCAGTAAGAATTTCCGTAACGAGGGAATGGATCGCACGCATAACCCAGAGTTCACCGCCATGGAAATCTATGTGGCATATAAGGACTACAACTGGATGATGGACTTTACAGAGCAGTTACTTGAACATTGTGCAATTGCGGTAAATGGAACGACAAAGAGTACTTTTGGCGACCACGAGATTGAGTGGAAGGCGCCCTATCCGCGTGTGACCATGAGGCAAAGTATTTTGGATTTTACCGGTTTTGATATTGCCGGCAAGAGTGAGAAGGAGTTGTACGCTTTCGCGAAAGCGGAAAATATAGAAGTAGATGAAACCATGGGTAAGGGAAAGCTTATCGATGAAATATTTGGTGAGAAATGTGAAGGAAACTACATCCAGCCCACGTTCATCACAGATTACCCGAAGGAAATGTCACCGCTTTGTAAGCAGCACCGCGACAATCCAGAACTTACTGAGCGTTTTGAACTGATGGTTTGTGGTAAGGAAATCGCCAATGCCTACAGTGAGTTGAACGATCCTATCGATCAGCGTGAGCGTTTTGAAGCTCAAGCGGCACTGGCAGATCGTGGGGACGATGAGGCAATGTTTATAGATCAAGATTTCTTGAGAGCGCTGGAATACGGCATGCCTCCTACCTCGGGACTGGGAATAGGAATGGACCGATTGATCATGTTCTTGACCAACAATCCATCGATTCAAGAAGTGCTGTTCTTCCCTCAAATGAAACCTGAGAACAAGGCAAAAGCCGATTTGAACGAGGAGGAGAAAATGGTTTTTGAACTTCTCATCAAAGCTCAGAAAATGGAGCTCGCTGACTTGAAAGAGCAAGCTGGTTTGAGTAATAAAAAATGGGATAAGTCTATAAAAGGATTGACCGGTAAAAAACTTGCCAAGGTTAGTAAGACTGATGATGGGCTGTTTATTGAGTCTATGTGA
- the hemL gene encoding glutamate-1-semialdehyde 2,1-aminomutase, protein MPFTYQRSSALFDEAKKYIPGGVNSPVRAFNAVGGNPVFVERAKGAYLYTEDGSKIIDYIASWGPMILGHAFETVVEAVKKAAEKGTSYGMPTELETQIAKLAVSMCPNIDQIRMVNSGTEACMSAVRLARGFTGRDKIIKFAGCYHGHSDSFLIQAGSGAVTFGSPNSPGVTKGTAQDTILADYNNLDQVAEIFKNNPEQIACIIIEPIAGNMGCIVPKEGFLEGLRKLCDENGALLVFDEVMTGFRLASGGAQEVTGVNADIVTYGKVIGGGLPVGAFAARKEIMNYLAPTGPVYQAGTLSGNPLAMSAGIAMLSHLNNHPEIFDRLAEKTKRLHEGIDSVLSQKGIDYTINRYGSMISVHFTDEPVVDFDSAAKGNNEWFKKYFHGLLEQGIYLPPSAFESYFLNDALSNEDIGITIDAVEKVVKSW, encoded by the coding sequence ATGCCATTTACTTATCAGCGTAGCAGCGCACTTTTTGACGAAGCCAAAAAATATATACCCGGAGGTGTGAATTCACCCGTTAGAGCTTTTAATGCAGTAGGGGGAAACCCTGTTTTTGTAGAACGGGCAAAGGGAGCCTATTTATACACCGAAGACGGGAGTAAAATCATTGATTATATCGCTTCATGGGGACCTATGATATTAGGCCATGCTTTTGAAACAGTGGTAGAAGCGGTGAAAAAAGCCGCTGAAAAAGGGACATCTTATGGTATGCCTACTGAGCTGGAAACGCAGATTGCAAAGCTGGCCGTGAGTATGTGTCCTAACATTGACCAAATAAGAATGGTCAATTCAGGTACAGAGGCCTGCATGAGTGCAGTACGATTGGCACGTGGTTTTACTGGAAGGGATAAAATCATCAAGTTTGCTGGTTGTTATCACGGTCACAGCGATTCGTTTTTGATTCAAGCGGGTAGTGGGGCTGTGACTTTCGGGAGTCCCAATAGTCCTGGGGTGACTAAAGGAACCGCTCAAGACACCATTCTAGCCGATTACAACAATCTAGATCAGGTAGCGGAAATCTTTAAGAACAATCCAGAGCAAATCGCCTGTATCATCATTGAACCGATCGCAGGAAATATGGGTTGTATTGTCCCTAAAGAAGGTTTCTTAGAAGGATTGAGAAAGTTATGCGATGAGAATGGAGCGTTGCTCGTTTTTGATGAGGTGATGACTGGGTTCAGACTTGCTTCAGGTGGTGCGCAAGAAGTGACTGGTGTAAACGCTGATATTGTTACTTATGGGAAAGTGATAGGTGGAGGACTGCCCGTAGGTGCTTTTGCGGCACGTAAAGAAATCATGAATTATCTCGCACCAACCGGGCCAGTGTACCAGGCAGGTACATTGAGTGGGAATCCGCTGGCGATGAGTGCTGGAATTGCCATGTTATCACACCTGAACAATCATCCAGAAATTTTTGATCGTCTAGCCGAAAAAACAAAACGATTGCACGAAGGCATAGATAGTGTTCTATCCCAAAAAGGAATTGATTACACCATTAATCGATACGGCTCTATGATTTCAGTTCATTTTACCGATGAACCGGTGGTGGACTTTGACAGTGCCGCAAAAGGCAATAACGAGTGGTTTAAGAAATACTTCCACGGTTTGCTTGAACAGGGAATTTACTTGCCACCGAGTGCCTTTGAAAGTTACTTTTTGAATGATGCGCTGAGTAATGAGGATATTGGTATAACAATTGATGCGGTTGAAAAAGTGGTGAAATCTTGGTAA
- a CDS encoding glucosaminidase domain-containing protein, whose translation MNFRSILILLFLTLLLASCGGKKRVVTTKKRVKKEKVVTQPKPEPEVVKEPTPVENPKLSKPTTGDINRDYILDFKDAAMREMQLYKIPASITLAQGILESGAGRARLAREANNHFGIKCHKGWTGGKIYHDDDAKGECFRTYNDATYSYRDHSLFLTERKRYRDLFSLNLLDYKAWARGLRQAGYATDRRYPEKLINLIERYELDQYDTQALEAMSVEDQMIQPPLRADTVHTVKPGETLYRISKIYNVSVEDLKRLNNLSSNTLSIGQVLTVK comes from the coding sequence ATGAACTTTAGGTCGATATTAATCTTGTTGTTTTTAACCTTGTTGCTTGCCTCGTGTGGAGGTAAAAAACGCGTGGTTACCACTAAAAAAAGAGTCAAAAAAGAAAAGGTCGTTACCCAACCCAAACCTGAACCAGAAGTGGTCAAGGAGCCTACTCCAGTTGAGAACCCAAAACTATCAAAGCCTACAACTGGCGATATCAATCGAGATTATATTCTCGATTTTAAGGACGCTGCCATGCGCGAGATGCAACTTTACAAGATACCGGCAAGTATTACTTTAGCTCAAGGTATTCTGGAAAGCGGCGCGGGACGGGCGAGACTGGCACGGGAAGCTAATAATCATTTTGGGATCAAGTGTCACAAAGGATGGACCGGCGGTAAAATCTATCACGATGATGATGCAAAAGGCGAGTGCTTCAGGACCTATAATGACGCAACCTATTCCTATCGTGATCACTCGTTATTTCTCACGGAGCGCAAAAGATATCGCGATCTTTTCTCGTTGAATTTGCTGGACTATAAAGCTTGGGCAAGAGGTTTGCGTCAAGCTGGGTACGCTACAGACCGGCGCTATCCAGAAAAGCTGATTAACCTTATCGAAAGATATGAGCTGGATCAATATGATACGCAAGCCTTAGAAGCAATGTCTGTCGAGGATCAAATGATACAGCCTCCTCTCCGTGCAGATACGGTGCATACCGTCAAGCCAGGAGAAACTTTGTATCGCATTTCAAAAATCTATAACGTAAGCGTTGAGGATTTGAAACGTCTTAACAACCTGTCTAGTAATACACTATCTATTGGACAAGTACTTACCGTAAAATAA
- a CDS encoding DUF5522 domain-containing protein: MKKIIPVEEGDYYLTPQGYRCFTEQYHLKRGYCCKSGCRHCPYGYDKSTDTFKNKKA; encoded by the coding sequence ATGAAAAAGATCATTCCCGTTGAGGAGGGCGACTATTACCTCACCCCTCAGGGCTATCGATGCTTTACGGAACAATACCACCTCAAGCGAGGCTATTGCTGTAAAAGCGGTTGCAGGCATTGTCCGTATGGTTATGACAAGAGTACAGATACATTTAAAAACAAAAAGGCATGA
- a CDS encoding urocanate hydratase produces the protein MNAVMEDFDLVRFRESITTGIPTELPDPYVYEETVNHAPKRKATLDEEEVKLALQNALRYFEPRHHEVLLPEFKEELEKYGRIYMYRFMPKEEIKARDIDYYPAKSKQAAGIMLMIQNNLDHAVAQHPHELITYGGNGAVFQNWAQYLLTMKYLSEMTDEQTLVMYSGHPMGLFPSHKNAPRCVVTNGMMIPNYSKPDDWERFNALGVTQYGQMTAGSYMYIGPQGIVHGTTITVLNAFRKIGKSPRGNVFVTSGLGGMSGAQPKAGNIAGCITVCAEMNPKAVKTRHDQGWVDEVIETRENLVRRVKTAQENKEVVSIAFLGNVVHVWESLYDNGIEIAIGSDQTSLHNPWAGGYYPVDLTFEQSNEMMSEDPIQFKKEVQRSLKRHVAAINRHTDKGTYFFDYGNAFLLESSRAGADIEGEDREFRYPSYVQDIMGPMCFDYGFGPFRWVCASGKVEDLEKTDAIATEVLQRLSQDAPERIQQQMQDNITWIKGAQENKLVVGSQARILYADALGRMEIAKAFNDAIAQGEIGHVILGRDHHDVSGTDSPYRETSNIYDGSRFTADMAIQNVIGDSFRGATWISIHNGGGVGWGEVVNGGFGMVIDGSKEAEERLTSMLHWDVNNGIARRNWARNENATFAIKRAMELDPNLKVTLPHVVDENLWN, from the coding sequence ATGAACGCAGTAATGGAAGATTTTGATTTGGTACGCTTTCGCGAAAGCATCACAACAGGAATCCCCACGGAACTTCCAGATCCTTATGTATATGAAGAGACCGTAAATCACGCTCCTAAACGTAAGGCGACATTAGATGAAGAAGAAGTCAAACTCGCATTACAGAATGCCTTACGTTATTTTGAGCCTAGGCACCATGAGGTACTTCTTCCAGAATTCAAAGAAGAATTGGAGAAATACGGTCGTATCTACATGTACCGTTTTATGCCTAAAGAAGAAATTAAAGCCAGAGACATTGATTATTACCCTGCAAAATCTAAACAGGCTGCGGGAATCATGCTCATGATTCAAAATAACCTGGATCACGCGGTGGCACAACACCCACACGAGCTTATTACCTATGGAGGAAATGGAGCTGTTTTTCAGAACTGGGCGCAGTACCTACTGACCATGAAATACTTGAGCGAGATGACTGATGAGCAAACGCTGGTCATGTATAGCGGGCATCCCATGGGCTTGTTTCCTTCCCACAAAAATGCTCCACGCTGTGTAGTCACTAACGGAATGATGATTCCCAATTACTCCAAACCAGACGATTGGGAACGTTTCAATGCTCTGGGCGTGACGCAGTACGGCCAAATGACAGCAGGAAGTTACATGTACATAGGTCCTCAAGGAATAGTTCATGGAACCACGATCACCGTGCTCAATGCGTTCAGAAAAATAGGTAAATCACCTCGCGGAAATGTATTTGTAACCTCTGGGCTAGGCGGTATGAGTGGAGCGCAACCCAAAGCTGGAAATATCGCTGGCTGCATCACGGTTTGCGCCGAAATGAATCCTAAAGCCGTAAAAACAAGACATGATCAAGGCTGGGTGGATGAAGTAATAGAGACCCGAGAAAATTTGGTGAGACGTGTCAAAACAGCTCAAGAAAATAAGGAAGTTGTTTCCATCGCATTTCTAGGGAATGTGGTTCATGTTTGGGAAAGCCTTTATGATAACGGCATCGAGATTGCGATAGGGAGCGACCAGACCAGCCTGCACAATCCGTGGGCTGGAGGGTATTATCCCGTTGATCTCACTTTTGAACAAAGCAACGAGATGATGTCAGAAGATCCCATCCAATTCAAAAAAGAGGTTCAGCGCAGTCTCAAGCGCCATGTAGCAGCTATCAATAGACACACAGATAAAGGCACCTATTTCTTTGATTACGGAAATGCGTTTTTGTTAGAATCCAGTCGCGCCGGAGCTGATATTGAGGGAGAAGATCGCGAATTCAGATATCCTTCCTACGTTCAGGATATTATGGGACCTATGTGTTTTGATTACGGCTTTGGACCTTTTAGATGGGTTTGCGCTTCTGGAAAGGTAGAAGATTTAGAAAAAACTGATGCTATTGCAACAGAGGTTTTGCAGCGGCTTTCTCAAGATGCTCCAGAACGCATCCAGCAGCAAATGCAAGATAACATCACTTGGATCAAAGGAGCTCAAGAAAATAAACTGGTTGTAGGCTCACAGGCTCGCATTCTTTATGCAGATGCACTGGGTCGCATGGAAATTGCAAAGGCTTTTAATGATGCTATCGCTCAAGGCGAAATAGGACACGTGATCTTAGGCCGCGATCACCACGACGTTTCTGGAACCGATTCTCCTTACCGAGAAACCTCAAATATTTACGATGGTTCGCGCTTTACAGCAGACATGGCGATCCAGAATGTGATAGGCGACAGTTTTAGAGGAGCGACCTGGATCAGCATACATAATGGCGGCGGCGTGGGCTGGGGTGAAGTAGTTAATGGCGGATTCGGTATGGTAATTGATGGTAGTAAGGAGGCAGAAGAGCGATTGACCTCGATGCTACATTGGGATGTTAATAATGGAATTGCGCGTCGTAACTGGGCAAGAAATGAAAATGCAACTTTTGCCATTAAAAGAGCCATGGAACTCGATCCCAACTTGAAAGTGACCCTTCCGCATGTTGTAGATGAAAACCTTTGGAACTAA